The Lysobacter luteus genome contains the following window.
CCTGTTGCGGCAGTTGGCCGACCACGGCGTGGACTTCAAGGACCTGCACTCCAGCGAGAGCTCACTGGAGGAGATCTTCGTCAGCCTGGTGCGGACGGCGCGGGAGGAGGCGGCATGAACCTCCACGGCATCAGGGCCATCTACCGGTTCGAGATGGCGCGCACGTTCCGCACGCTGACCCAGTCGATCGCCTCGCCGGTGCTGTCGACGTCGCTGTACTTCGTGGTGTTCGGCGCGGCGATCGGCTCGCGCATGGGGGCGATCGACGGCGTCAGCTACGGCGCCTTCATCATCCCGGGCCTGATCATGCTGTCACTGCTCAACGAGAGCATCTCCAACGCCTCGTTCGGCATCTACATGCCCAAGTGGTCGGGCACGATCTACGAGCTGCTGTCGGCGCCGGTGTCGTACATCGAGGTGGTGGTCGGTTACGTCGGTGCGGCGGCGACCAAGTCCCTGATCCTCGGGCTGCTGATCCTGGCGACCGCGCGCGTGTTCGTGCCCTACGAGATCGCCCATCCGGTGTGGATGCTGTGCTTCCTGGTGCTGACCGCGGTCACCTTCAGCCTGTTCGGTTTCATCATCGGGTTGTGGGCCGACGACTTCCAGAAGCTCCAGGTGATCCCGCTGATGATCGTCACCCCGCTGACGTTCCTCGGCGGAGCGTTCTACTCGATCAACATGCTGCCGCCGGTGTGGCAGAAGATCACCCTGTTCAATCCGGTGGTGTACCTGATCAGCGGGTTCCGCTGGAGCTTCTACGGCGTGTCCGACGTCAACGTCGGTATCAGCGTGGCGGCCATCGTCGGCTTCCTGCTGGCCTGCCTGGTGGCGGTGTGGTGGATCTTCCGCACCGGCTGGAAGCTCAAGGCCTGACGGCGCGTTGACGGCGCTCCCGCACACTGCGCCCCACCGTGGCTGGCGAACCGGGATGACAGGATGAACGCAGGAGCCGTGCGTGGCACTGACCGCGATTGATGCCTCGCCGGTGCTGGCCGCG
Protein-coding sequences here:
- a CDS encoding ABC transporter permease — its product is MNLHGIRAIYRFEMARTFRTLTQSIASPVLSTSLYFVVFGAAIGSRMGAIDGVSYGAFIIPGLIMLSLLNESISNASFGIYMPKWSGTIYELLSAPVSYIEVVVGYVGAAATKSLILGLLILATARVFVPYEIAHPVWMLCFLVLTAVTFSLFGFIIGLWADDFQKLQVIPLMIVTPLTFLGGAFYSINMLPPVWQKITLFNPVVYLISGFRWSFYGVSDVNVGISVAAIVGFLLACLVAVWWIFRTGWKLKA